The Leptidea sinapis chromosome 3, ilLepSina1.1, whole genome shotgun sequence genome segment TAATGCCCTCTGATGAGCgacaaacaataaatattaacatttatggtcaaagaattattttaaattagaagcatttatctaatagccataatttaaatttttaagcatTACTTTTAAgcaactttttaatatttttttacctatACACACATAACATTATTGTTACTTTGATGAAGCATGTATTGCTTGCAAGTCAAAAGGTCAGTTGGAtctctttattttaatatatcctAGTCCTTTGATGTTTTGAAACTTCACCATGTGTTGATTAATAAACATACTGATTGAATTGCTACTTTTTTAAATCCtctcaatattaaaatattcaaaacaactGGGAGTCATTAATAAGGAGCCCGGCAATACATCAAGCAGGCCCACATTTTAGCACTGTATAAAATGCAGGTCCAAATATGTATGaagtattgctctcatctctggtctggtgcacccaaGCATCAGCTCTTACCATTTGACACAGAGCTTCCAAATTGTCTCagatccagtgctctgttaaaGGCTAGACCTTGGTAATGTCGGGATGTCTTGCATTTGGTGCAATTAATGTTATATTGTGTGAATGACTAATGCTGATATGTTGATGAAGTTTTAACTTTTATTCATAAGCTCACACCAGTTTCTCTTGCATATTAGTGATAGAGAAAGCAAAAATTCCAGCTGATAAATAGGAACATTGCCTAACTATAAGAGACCTTGTTACAGGAACAACTCAAACAGATAAGGCCTCCTTTACTATATGAAAGGGCTTACATTAtaacaacaaatttttttttaataaaaaaaataaaataaatatatttatataaaatcaaatcaaacctGAGACTCCACTATTAAATCACACCTATGCTTCTCCTGAGCACATCGCCCACATGTGGTACAATGTTGGTATGTTGGTTTTACACATTGCCCACATATCTTACAGTGTCGATATGTCATCCCATTCTTACTTGTACAGGATTTACATTTAGTGCAATGCATGTTTGTCACTGAGACCCAGCACTTGCACTTATCACAAAACTTATAGCTACTGTCATTAGATAGATCAATAGTAAGTAATGGAAGATTTGTGAAGAAGCGGACTGGTGAGCCAAACTTTCTGCCACCTTTGCTATTTTGGAACTTCTTGTGATTCTGGTATTCAACCTGTAGAAAGTAAAAAGTCAATTATTTTGTTCCAATGTATATGTCCATTTAAATCAAGACATCCATTTTttgatgtcttttaaataaatatgtgatattaaaattacttttcatTCAATAAATTTGGTGTTTGAGCTTAAGTTCAAAttcattcataaataaaaaaaacaataatatatcaatatttatcacAGCTAATTAATCAAACAACAAAtaaagagaaaaaattaaaaaagaattttaagAATCTTCTCACCTGATAATCATGCATTTTTATCTCAGGTGCTAAGTTTGTTATGTATGCTTCAGAGAAATACGGGAATGCCCAGATAACTGGCAACAGTTTTTCAACATCttcaatatcatttattttattatacatagaGGATAGCTCCTTAATGGTGTGCAGAAGTGGCTCCACACGACCACCGAATGGTGGATCCATTACAATACAAAGTTTCCTATCTCTGAAATTATATAACCAGCAATATTATTAAACAtccaagttttatattttatttttagtttcaattggtcattttagttttaatttttagctGTAGTTGAGATGTTGTTGAGGATGTTGATACTATGTATtaaggcgggactgcctaagtaaactCTATCttttgtttagtatgaaacatgcagtgatttgacataagtttgaaatagtaaatacaaaattatgatgacaatgtatattccagctaagtttgaaagagaACAGTTCCTTAAAACATGGTggatttctattctattctttctagtgggTTCTGtagaaggggcaccacaactcgccaatgtcacatttcagtagaccaccaagcttagagtgtgtcatttgattGGTGTTAACGAATTTACAAGTGATTCTAGTtttattacaagattatagctgtcatctgtcaatctatcaatgattgcatgtttcatacaatcatgtttttcttagtttcgctaggctgctgtAGTCAATCATAAATTATTATCGTGGTGGTGAAATTTATTGCATACTTACTTTGAAAGTTTTATGAATTTCTTTAAAATCTTCTCATCATTATTACCatcaaacaaataattattgaacATATTGTACCAAATATATTTGTTGGGTGGATGAAACAAGTGGTACCTTGTATCATAATCCAAAAGAAGTGAGTCAAAATCCGGATCTAACTGAGCAGCTTCATGTACTGATGGAGTACCAATACACAGAAGATTCCTAAAATAAAGAGATATAAATGACTGGATAAAGTAtgaatttttataaagaataactaatatatttacTGGTAGCCCAAGAaagtaacatattatattatctgcatgtgtttaatttttttttatttgaatcagTATAAATTTACACCATGaatcaaaactaaaataaatcatGGTCAAAACTATAcactgtaattattttatttttttgttaataaatattttattgcttctgacatgtaaacatatttcagattgtttaatttatttatttattacttataacatttattgttaataaatttgCATGCCTAATTAAACCTGGCGAAACATgagaaaaatgtaatattgtactatcataacatactatatttatacacaaataaagaatATGATTGATTGATTGGAATAATAATAGATGGTTCAACCACCCATTGTTTGTTACATGCATGATGGCTTTTACACCaacaatacttataaaatatgcaATGTATTAGTGAAAAACTATATtacttgatattattattcctcAGAATGCCCAAAACAGTGCTAACAGCTTTCTTAGAGAATATGTATTGAGCTTCACTTGAATCATTCTCAAGTGGAGGCAGCCAGGATGATGGAGAGTTGAGCAGTTGCTCAGTAAGTGGTGTGGTGATCCTGTGATCTCCACCTCTATGTTTCTTGCTTTGTGATATTATGTATAGGTCCTTGCATGTGTTACAGTATGCTCTATCTGACGGGTGTCTAGATTTTAcctgcaatttaaaaaaaaatgaattgctcaATCATATCTCAattcaacattttattgaataagtTATTTCTAATAGTTTAAATAATGTACCTCATTGAATTTATTCAAAGCAGCCACCTTATCAATTTTTGGTATAAGGTTATAATATTTCTCATTACGTTTTCTGACTCCTTCCTTTTTCCAATCATCTTCATCTATATGTACTGTACAGTCTTTTTTATCTCGACAAGTAGCACAAGCAAAGTATCTGCCTTTTTCTCCTGAGAAAAGTAACGTTGGACCGTGCAGACAAAGTGGGTGAGTGGAAACCTCTTCCACTATAACTTCGATACCACTGGATTTATGAAGACGTTCAGCAGatgaatattttcttttcattgttattttggaagaaacaccgttattatcaaattatttgcaaaaaactattattcaaataaactaCAAAAAGATAACTCCACGTGAGTATGACAATGCGTAAGCATCATATTAGTCTGTGGTATGACAGAAACATCAAAACATAGAATACCTACATTActctaaattttgttatatttatatgtcaGTCAGGCTTCAACCTACTCGGCCTGGGTCTATttatcaaagaatataatatttttaaaaattcacacTTCACAAATCACTtcactttattttttgattGTTACAATAACATTCTTGAAATATTTGATGAAGTGGAGGCGGGCGGGATGAATTTGTATCactgatttcaataatattctgCAAtggtggtttttttttaattgaatggtTATCACCATTATCCCAAAACTGCAATATCATACGAAAACCTATTATGGGGATTGTTCATCTAATCATGATCTAATCTTTATTCTGTATACCAGGCACCGATTAGACATCTACCTACTCTAATAAGCATTATGGGCACAGTGTAAGAGGCATGGTGCTTTGAAAATAGGACAGGTAATATTCTaagggtttaaaaaaataatctgtcATTGTCATCAGTCCATGTCATgtcatacaaattttattaggtttaaactttaaactgcacacttgatttgattttataggatataattattttaattctgcAGTATATATTATTCGAAGTTAAATTAAACGTGATACAAACAGTTTAAAATGAGCGGTCTGGTAAGAACAGCAAACAGAATCTTTCAAAAATGCGTAAAGCATAACTTAGCCGGCTCTGTAGTCACTACTAGAGTTCAAGCCCCAGTAAAACGTGACTTCACACGAGGTATATGGCATATGAGCTGCTCAAAGAGAATGGAAAGCGCTGCAACGTGCTCATCCCTCCTTCATCACTCAAATACGTGCAGTTGTGGCTGCGGCTTGAAAGCCATACATACGAAAGGTAAACATTTATAGGTTATTAATATGCTGTAACTCCATACAATCCTTATAACCTATAACATTTGCTTATTAACAGATCAGCAAGATCAAACTCCTACAAAATCCAAACCTATTGGTGAGTTCTTTCCTCCTGATACCTTATCCTATACTATCCTATAGAATTTAGTTATTAGTAATACTCTACATACAATCATCATGCTACCGAGTAGAATATGTATGTTATATCTGAAACTATCATCCCTACAATATATATCACTATTCTATCATCAAATATTATGGTGCTTCATTGTGGGGTATAGTAAAATAATCCTTGCATCCAGAAGTATTTGTGTACATGAATTTCTTCTGCATACAGGTATTAGACATAAGATCATTCActtaatttataacataattttcTATTCatcttaacaaattattatgtagtgtgtaattttcaatattagattagtttcatatatattatgcaataataattattgtaagtgaataaattttaaatcttcTTACAAGTGTTATGATTTTCATCTTTTTGATTTGATACATTGTAGTTGAAAGTATGTGAATCTATGCTATTGTTATATTGACACTTTCACatcacaaaacaaaattaatataggTACAGATTCTTTTTAACTACCAGAAACTATTATGCTATTATTCAAACTTCTCTTCTTGACTATATATGAAGAGttacatgtttttttaaatgtcaaaaatgtaacaATTCCAACTAAGATTCTATATATTTCCTAAAGAACAGTTTTTAACTTTttgatacaaatacaaatattttattttgtctcaaaagaaaaacgtattatacaaaaaatccatgtacaagttactacatactcataatacctactacacaacattatacatcacaaACATTAAGAAGAAGCCTACATACTTATGTTTGTTAAGTACATCTAGACAAGTAGGTACGAAGTTTTTATTGCTAGGACTTCTTAAAGAACCTAGGCacatacagacagtaggttttatgtgaagcagacataaaagctggtgcctttcctgaaaatttatattttgctgGAGTGGTAGGTATGTAGtctacattatgacaacaatctacTAGTACATGGCTGAGCTCTAACTCCTAACTAAGTTTCCCTGTGTTTAGGATATTAGTACTCCCCATGTATCGGTCTATTATTCCATAGTTCAAGAATGTATATGTCTGACTATTGTAATGCACAAAATGagtagtattttaataattttgagaggaaaaataaataagtaatatagtatataattaatttaaaggtatGAGTAGTAATGAGTAAATATGTAGGTCGGTATGTATACCACCAGATAATTATGTACATACTAGTGAAGGTATATGATTGTATGTTTCTTTATATGTAtgaaatatagatagatataatacTTTCTAAAAGAATATGTGCTTATTTGCTAATTAGTAAGATAAGGTATCTAAATTATTacctagttttaaattaaacaa includes the following:
- the LOC126979547 gene encoding rRNA N6-adenosine-methyltransferase ZCCHC4, with the translated sequence MKRKYSSAERLHKSSGIEVIVEEVSTHPLCLHGPTLLFSGEKGRYFACATCRDKKDCTVHIDEDDWKKEGVRKRNEKYYNLIPKIDKVAALNKFNEVKSRHPSDRAYCNTCKDLYIISQSKKHRGGDHRITTPLTEQLLNSPSSWLPPLENDSSEAQYIFSKKAVSTVLGILRNNNIKNLLCIGTPSVHEAAQLDPDFDSLLLDYDTRYHLFHPPNKYIWYNMFNNYLFDGNNDEKILKKFIKLSKDRKLCIVMDPPFGGRVEPLLHTIKELSSMYNKINDIEDVEKLLPVIWAFPYFSEAYITNLAPEIKMHDYQVEYQNHKKFQNSKGGRKFGSPVRFFTNLPLLTIDLSNDSSYKFCDKCKCWVSVTNMHCTKCKSCTSKNGMTYRHCKICGQCVKPTYQHCTTCGRCAQEKHRCDLIVESQSCYTCNQKGHKKADCEMNTGSNKKRKSH